The following are encoded in a window of Kitasatospora sp. NBC_01250 genomic DNA:
- a CDS encoding FMN-binding protein, translating into MSLLNLLNLSLLKEHRLMRRTIVTTAATAAGVVLLLSLKPHGSSSAQSTPVISSDTGATVAPDQPSNGTSTGPTSSASAAPNASAGAATRTVTGSAIDTRYGPVQVRITLTGGKLSKVDVLQYPSDTNRDEEINSYALPQLNQEAIAAGSARIDAVSGATYTSQGYTRSLQSALDQAGTH; encoded by the coding sequence TTGAGCCTGCTGAACCTGCTGAACCTGAGTCTGCTGAAGGAGCACCGGCTGATGCGCCGAACCATCGTCACCACCGCGGCCACGGCGGCCGGGGTCGTGCTGCTGCTCTCCCTCAAGCCGCACGGGAGTTCGTCGGCGCAGAGCACGCCGGTGATCTCCTCCGACACCGGAGCGACGGTCGCCCCCGACCAGCCGTCGAACGGAACGTCGACCGGACCGACTTCCAGTGCAAGCGCGGCCCCCAACGCGAGCGCGGGCGCCGCCACCAGGACCGTCACCGGCAGCGCCATCGACACCCGCTACGGCCCGGTCCAGGTCAGGATCACCCTCACCGGCGGCAAGCTCAGCAAGGTCGACGTCCTGCAGTACCCCTCGGACACCAACCGCGACGAGGAGATCAACAGCTACGCGCTGCCCCAGCTGAACCAGGAGGCGATCGCCGCCGGCAGCGCCCGGATCGACGCGGTCTCCGGCGCCACCTACACCAGCCAGGGCTACACCCGCTCCCTGCAGAGCGCACTCGACCAGGCCGGCACGCACTGA
- a CDS encoding response regulator transcription factor — protein sequence MGRPVPPSPPNGPHDLMTPRRILVVDDEPDLIEVLCGALRYEGWQARGAATGEQAVAAALDWAPDAVVLDMMLPDLDGLAVLARIHAERPEVRVLFLTARDAVEDRIAGITAGGDDYVTKPFSLAEVVVRLRGLLRRAEPAPVAPPPDALAVGDLVLVESAREVTRAGDPVELSPTEYALLRYLMSHPRQVLSKAQLLEAVWSYDFGGRAHVVELYISYLRKKIDAGRPPMIHTVRGVGYLLKPAATAATAAP from the coding sequence ATGGGGAGGCCCGTCCCCCCGTCGCCCCCGAACGGACCCCACGACCTCATGACCCCACGCCGCATCCTGGTTGTCGACGACGAACCCGATCTGATCGAGGTCCTGTGCGGCGCGCTGCGTTACGAGGGCTGGCAGGCACGCGGCGCCGCGACCGGCGAGCAGGCCGTCGCCGCCGCGCTCGACTGGGCCCCCGACGCGGTCGTGCTCGACATGATGCTGCCCGACCTGGACGGCCTGGCGGTGCTCGCCCGGATCCACGCCGAGCGCCCCGAGGTCCGAGTGCTCTTCCTCACCGCCCGGGACGCCGTCGAGGACCGGATCGCCGGCATCACGGCCGGCGGCGACGACTACGTGACCAAGCCGTTCAGCCTGGCCGAGGTGGTGGTCCGGCTGCGCGGCCTGCTGCGCCGGGCCGAGCCCGCCCCCGTCGCGCCGCCGCCGGACGCGCTGGCGGTGGGGGACCTGGTGCTGGTCGAGTCGGCCCGCGAGGTGACCCGGGCCGGCGACCCGGTCGAGCTCAGCCCCACCGAGTACGCGCTGCTGCGCTACCTGATGAGCCACCCGCGCCAGGTGCTGAGCAAGGCCCAGCTGCTGGAGGCCGTCTGGTCCTACGACTTCGGCGGCCGGGCGCACGTGGTGGAGCTGTACATCAGCTACCTGCGCAAGAAGATCGACGCCGGGCGGCCGCCGATGATCCACACCGTCCGCGGGGTCGGTTACCTGCTCAAGCCCGCCGCCACCGCCGCCACCGCCGCGCCGTGA
- a CDS encoding sensor histidine kinase, with the protein MSRPAQRLRPSALRPRTLRARLITGLVALLLVIFAGVGLAVTTALQHYLLVRLDQQLSDTGGRYAASLEHGAVVPGQLMDPRDTRAQAPGTFGARLLHGSVTAAGVVDGDADDAGVEAGTIPADTDDLVKLGPAGQRTLAALPVAGPARTVELANLGSYRVRAVAGQDGDVLVTGLPLRPLTDTVHQAILVEATVFAAALGVAGLAGVLWLRLALRPLDRIAVTAERVSALPLARGEVVLSERVPGTAADPATETGRVGLALNRMLGHVEDALAQRHAVEDRLRSFAADAGHELRTPVATVRGHAELALRHPEPIAPPVRHALERVEAEARRMGAIVDDLLLLARLDAGRPLAAAEVDLTRLALDCTDDARAAATTHHWRLDLPAEPVLVTGDEDRLRQVLANLLANAHCHTPPGTTVTLQLAGHRLTVTDDGPGIPPDLAPHVFDRFVRGDHTRSRTTGTTGLGLAIAHAIAAAHGGSLTLRQIDGPGAVFVLDLP; encoded by the coding sequence GTGAGCCGCCCCGCCCAGCGGCTGCGCCCGTCCGCGCTGCGCCCGCGCACCCTGCGGGCGCGGCTGATCACGGGCCTGGTCGCGCTGCTGCTGGTGATCTTCGCCGGGGTCGGCCTGGCGGTCACCACCGCGCTCCAGCACTACCTGCTGGTCCGCCTCGACCAGCAGCTCTCCGACACCGGCGGCCGCTACGCAGCCAGCCTCGAACACGGCGCCGTCGTCCCCGGCCAGCTCATGGACCCGCGCGACACCCGCGCCCAGGCCCCCGGCACCTTCGGCGCCCGGCTGCTGCACGGCAGCGTCACCGCCGCCGGCGTGGTGGACGGCGACGCGGACGACGCGGGCGTGGAGGCCGGCACCATTCCCGCCGACACCGACGACCTGGTCAAGCTCGGCCCCGCCGGCCAGCGCACCCTGGCCGCCCTGCCGGTCGCCGGGCCCGCCCGCACCGTCGAGCTGGCCAACCTCGGCTCCTACCGGGTCCGCGCGGTGGCCGGCCAGGACGGCGACGTGCTCGTCACCGGCCTGCCGCTGCGCCCGCTGACCGACACCGTGCACCAGGCGATCCTGGTCGAGGCCACCGTCTTCGCCGCCGCGCTCGGCGTCGCCGGCCTGGCCGGCGTGCTCTGGCTGCGCCTGGCGCTGCGCCCGCTGGACCGGATCGCGGTGACCGCCGAGCGGGTGAGCGCGCTCCCGCTGGCCCGCGGCGAGGTGGTGCTCTCCGAACGCGTGCCGGGCACCGCCGCCGATCCGGCCACCGAGACCGGCCGGGTGGGCCTGGCCCTCAACCGGATGCTCGGCCACGTCGAGGACGCCCTCGCCCAGCGCCACGCCGTCGAGGACCGCCTGCGCTCCTTCGCCGCCGACGCCGGCCACGAACTGCGCACCCCCGTCGCCACCGTGCGCGGCCACGCCGAACTGGCCCTGCGCCACCCCGAGCCGATCGCCCCGCCCGTGCGCCACGCCCTCGAACGCGTCGAGGCCGAGGCCCGCCGGATGGGCGCCATCGTCGACGACCTGCTCCTGCTCGCCCGCCTGGACGCCGGCCGCCCGCTCGCCGCCGCCGAGGTCGACCTCACCCGCCTCGCCCTGGACTGCACCGACGACGCCCGCGCCGCCGCCACCACCCACCACTGGCGCCTGGACCTGCCCGCCGAACCCGTCCTGGTCACCGGCGACGAGGACCGCCTGCGCCAGGTCCTCGCCAACCTCCTCGCCAACGCCCACTGCCACACCCCGCCCGGCACCACCGTCACCCTCCAACTCGCCGGCCACCGCCTCACCGTCACCGACGACGGCCCTGGCATCCCCCCGGACCTGGCCCCCCACGTCTTCGACCGCTTCGTCCGCGGCGACCACACCCGCTCCCGCACCACCGGCACCACCGGCCTCGGCCTCGCCATCGCCCACGCCATCGCCGCCGCCCACGGCGGCTCGCTGACGCTGCGTCAGATCGACGGCCCGGGAGCGGTGTTCGTGCTGGACCTGCCGTAG
- a CDS encoding VIT1/CCC1 transporter family protein encodes MDESRNGALGTRLNWLRAAVLGANDGIVSTAGLVVGVAGATSSSDALLTAGLAGLLAGSLSMASGEYVSVSAQRDSEQAALAYEERELAEQPEEELDELTGLLVDRGLTREVAREVAEQLTARDALTAHARVELGIDPEQIVNPWHAAWASFLSFTVGALLPLLAIVLPPVALRVPVTVLAVLCALLLTGWTSARLGEAPLRPSVLRNVLGGGLAMAVTYAAGALLGAAGV; translated from the coding sequence GTGGACGAGAGCCGAAACGGCGCCCTGGGGACCAGGCTGAACTGGCTGCGCGCCGCGGTGCTCGGCGCCAACGACGGCATCGTGTCGACCGCCGGCCTGGTGGTCGGCGTCGCGGGGGCGACCTCGTCCTCCGACGCCCTGCTGACCGCGGGCCTGGCCGGCCTGCTGGCGGGGTCGCTCTCGATGGCCTCCGGCGAGTACGTCTCGGTGAGCGCCCAACGCGACTCCGAGCAGGCCGCGCTCGCCTACGAGGAGCGCGAGCTGGCCGAGCAGCCGGAGGAGGAACTCGACGAGCTGACCGGGCTGTTGGTGGACCGCGGGCTGACCCGCGAGGTGGCCAGGGAGGTCGCCGAGCAACTCACCGCGCGGGACGCGCTGACCGCGCACGCCCGGGTCGAGCTGGGCATCGACCCCGAGCAGATCGTCAATCCCTGGCACGCGGCCTGGGCCAGCTTCCTGTCCTTCACGGTGGGCGCGCTGCTGCCGCTGCTGGCGATCGTGCTGCCACCGGTGGCGCTGCGGGTGCCGGTGACGGTCCTGGCGGTGCTCTGCGCGCTGCTGCTCACCGGCTGGACGAGCGCCCGGCTCGGCGAGGCGCCGCTGCGGCCCTCGGTGCTGCGCAACGTGCTGGGCGGCGGCCTGGCGATGGCGGTGACCTACGCGGCCGGCGCACTGCTGGGCGCGGCGGGGGTCTGA
- the pepN gene encoding aminopeptidase N, with the protein MPGTNLTREEARTRAALLHVDAYDIELDLSSARDSATFRSTTVVRFTAEEPGATTFIDLVAPEVREIVLNGEQVALSAFADSRIALTGLAAENELRVVADCAYTNTGEGLHRFVDPVDGETYLYSQFEVPDARRVFASFEQPDLKASFTFTVTAPRGWVVVSNSPTPRPSGDGDTQVWSFSPTGRISSYITAIIAGPYVGVFDSFTDGDQVVPLGIYCRPSLREFLDAEAIFDVTRQGFTYFQEKFDFAYPFEKYDQLFVPEFNAGAMENAGAVTFRDQYVFRSKVTDASYEARATTILHELAHMWFGNLVTMEWWNDLWLNESFATYAEMVSLVEPTGTKWPNGWTTFANQMKTWAYRQDQLPSTHPIMAEINDLEDVQVNFDGITYAKGASVLKQLVAYVGQDAFFEGVRAYFKQHAWGNTTLADLLGALEKASGRDLRAWSKAWLETAGINILRPEIETDADGVITSFAVRQEAPALPAGAKGSAALRPHRIAIGCYELTEGKLVRTDRVELDVDGELTAVPQLTGRARPSVVLLNDDDLSYAKLRLDADSLAVVTEHLGAFAEPLPRALVWAAAWDMTRDGELPTRDYLALAVAGLPEESDIGVVQSVHRQAKLALELYADPAWREEGLLVWAAATEEQLRAAAPGSDHQLAWAKALAAVARTDGQLDLLAGLLDGSVELQGLAVDTDLRWELLIRLVAVGRADEAAIEAELARDNTAAGQEKAATCRAARPTADAKAAAWASVVDSDTLTNYVQDAVITGFNIADHRELLAPYTARYFDALIGVWETRSHEIAQQIIVGLYPSYQVSPATLEATDTWLATADPAPALARLVIESRAGVERALKAREADRAAG; encoded by the coding sequence GTGCCTGGCACCAACTTGACCCGTGAGGAGGCCCGCACCCGAGCGGCTCTCCTCCATGTGGATGCGTACGACATCGAGCTCGACCTGAGCTCGGCCCGTGACAGTGCTACGTTCCGGTCCACCACCGTGGTCCGGTTCACGGCCGAGGAGCCCGGCGCCACCACCTTCATCGACCTGGTCGCCCCCGAGGTGCGCGAGATCGTGCTGAACGGCGAGCAGGTGGCACTGTCCGCCTTCGCCGACAGCCGGATCGCGCTGACCGGCCTGGCCGCCGAGAACGAGCTGCGGGTGGTCGCCGACTGCGCGTACACCAACACCGGTGAGGGCCTGCACCGGTTCGTCGACCCGGTGGACGGCGAGACCTACCTGTACAGCCAGTTCGAGGTGCCGGACGCCCGGCGGGTGTTCGCCTCCTTCGAGCAGCCCGACCTCAAGGCGAGCTTCACCTTCACCGTGACCGCTCCGCGCGGCTGGGTGGTCGTCTCCAACTCGCCCACCCCCCGGCCGAGTGGCGACGGCGACACCCAGGTCTGGTCGTTCTCCCCGACCGGCCGGATCTCCAGCTACATCACCGCCATCATCGCGGGCCCCTACGTCGGCGTCTTCGACTCGTTCACCGACGGCGACCAGGTCGTCCCGCTGGGCATCTACTGCCGCCCCTCGCTGCGGGAGTTCCTGGACGCCGAGGCGATCTTCGACGTCACCCGGCAGGGCTTCACGTACTTCCAGGAGAAGTTCGACTTCGCCTACCCGTTCGAGAAGTACGACCAGCTCTTCGTCCCGGAGTTCAACGCCGGCGCGATGGAGAACGCGGGCGCGGTCACCTTCCGCGACCAGTACGTCTTCCGCTCGAAGGTCACGGACGCCTCCTACGAGGCCCGTGCCACCACGATCCTGCACGAGCTGGCCCACATGTGGTTCGGCAACCTGGTCACCATGGAGTGGTGGAACGACCTCTGGCTCAACGAGTCGTTCGCCACCTACGCGGAGATGGTCTCGCTGGTCGAGCCGACCGGCACCAAGTGGCCCAACGGCTGGACCACCTTCGCCAACCAGATGAAGACCTGGGCCTACCGGCAGGACCAGCTGCCCTCCACCCACCCGATCATGGCCGAGATCAACGACCTGGAGGACGTCCAGGTCAACTTCGACGGCATCACCTACGCCAAGGGCGCCTCCGTCCTCAAGCAGCTGGTGGCCTACGTCGGCCAGGACGCCTTCTTCGAGGGCGTGCGCGCCTACTTCAAGCAGCACGCCTGGGGCAACACCACCCTCGCCGACCTGCTCGGCGCACTGGAGAAGGCCAGCGGGCGCGACCTGCGGGCCTGGTCCAAGGCCTGGCTGGAGACCGCCGGGATCAACATCCTGCGCCCCGAGATCGAGACCGACGCCGACGGCGTCATCACCTCCTTCGCGGTCCGCCAGGAGGCGCCCGCGCTGCCGGCCGGCGCCAAGGGCTCGGCCGCCCTGCGCCCGCACCGGATCGCCATCGGCTGCTACGAGCTCACCGAGGGCAAGCTGGTCCGCACCGACCGCGTCGAACTCGACGTGGACGGCGAGCTGACCGCGGTGCCGCAGCTGACCGGGCGCGCGCGTCCGTCCGTCGTCCTGCTCAACGACGACGACCTGTCCTACGCCAAGCTGCGCCTGGACGCCGACTCGCTCGCCGTGGTCACCGAGCACCTGGGTGCCTTCGCCGAGCCGCTGCCGCGCGCGCTGGTCTGGGCCGCCGCCTGGGACATGACCCGGGACGGCGAACTGCCCACCCGCGACTACCTCGCGCTCGCCGTCGCCGGCCTGCCGGAGGAGTCCGACATCGGCGTGGTCCAGTCGGTGCACCGCCAGGCCAAGCTCGCCCTCGAGCTCTACGCCGACCCCGCCTGGCGCGAGGAGGGCCTGCTCGTCTGGGCCGCCGCCACCGAGGAGCAGCTGCGTGCCGCCGCCCCCGGCAGCGACCACCAGCTCGCCTGGGCCAAGGCGCTGGCCGCCGTCGCCCGCACCGACGGTCAACTCGACCTGCTGGCGGGCCTGCTGGACGGTTCGGTCGAGCTGCAGGGCCTGGCCGTCGACACCGACCTGCGCTGGGAGCTGCTCATCCGCCTGGTCGCGGTCGGCCGCGCCGACGAGGCCGCCATCGAGGCGGAACTCGCCCGCGACAACACCGCCGCGGGCCAGGAGAAGGCCGCCACCTGCCGCGCCGCCCGCCCCACCGCGGACGCCAAGGCAGCCGCCTGGGCCTCGGTCGTCGACTCCGACACCCTGACCAACTACGTCCAGGACGCGGTCATCACCGGCTTCAACATCGCCGACCACCGCGAGCTGCTGGCGCCGTACACGGCACGGTACTTCGATGCGCTCATCGGCGTCTGGGAGACCCGCAGCCACGAGATCGCGCAGCAGATCATCGTGGGCCTCTACCCCAGCTACCAGGTCTCTCCCGCCACCCTGGAAGCCACCGACACCTGGCTCGCCACCGCCGACCCGGCCCCGGCCCTGGCCCGCCTGGTCATCGAGTCCCGCGCCGGCGTGGAGCGCGCCCTCAAGGCCCGCGAGGCGGACCGCGCGGCGGGCTGA
- a CDS encoding outer membrane protein assembly factor BamB family protein, with product MAGDQRGAGVDPAAVADQMTQLGGAPVPAQAPPGAPAVPPQPAGAPGGAPGAAPGAAANLSYQPTAAAFPAQPGATPPPGAPVGPYDPRGGSSYGYPQTAPQQPPAPPVFGAQQGGYAQPAPPVQPVFGAQQGGYGQQGATGYGFPGPAVQVGPAPTKQRNPVMVFGAIAGTVLSIAIVIGLVVLFGGNKPTHNTSGGTTGGGGGGGDAGKLAVSWTVPKVDGSASDQRTIGLWTTDKLLVRGDATGLTGYNLSDGKVAWTLKVPDGTKSFCSMSKSVNKNNIGGVSFNLGDDDCAAVGAIDATTGRLIYKVGSPLSSKSFQTQVTVTDTTLAAASGSLLAGFNLTDGSSVWHYNDRAKYCSDNADAAGAVIAVSDDCAEASPEQQLTLLDANTGKTTETFNLGSGERLTNIVSASPLVVQISSGYDNDYFVGVDSSGNPEAKIPLKVTGQDRLQLSAASDPMTKSLVIGNNLYVEVDQSGKTAIRAIDLVGGKTLWTVDGGAENGLRLVDNPSTPTAVTMDGFGKSGRVVSLSPVDGSVTQLAAFSSKANASSFMPFQGAEVFYLSDGRVLNIPQLPMENTATMYSKG from the coding sequence ATGGCAGGGGATCAGCGCGGCGCGGGAGTCGACCCGGCGGCGGTCGCGGACCAGATGACGCAGCTCGGCGGAGCGCCGGTACCGGCCCAGGCGCCACCGGGCGCGCCTGCCGTACCGCCGCAGCCGGCGGGCGCTCCGGGTGGTGCGCCGGGGGCGGCGCCTGGTGCGGCGGCCAACCTCAGCTACCAGCCGACCGCCGCCGCCTTCCCCGCGCAGCCGGGCGCCACGCCGCCCCCGGGTGCGCCGGTGGGCCCGTACGACCCGCGGGGCGGTTCGTCCTACGGCTACCCGCAGACCGCTCCGCAGCAGCCGCCCGCGCCGCCCGTCTTCGGTGCGCAGCAGGGCGGTTACGCCCAGCCCGCGCCGCCCGTCCAGCCCGTCTTCGGCGCGCAGCAGGGCGGCTACGGCCAGCAGGGCGCCACGGGCTACGGCTTCCCCGGGCCCGCCGTCCAGGTCGGCCCCGCGCCGACCAAGCAGCGCAACCCCGTGATGGTCTTCGGCGCGATCGCCGGCACCGTGCTGTCGATCGCCATCGTGATCGGCCTGGTGGTGCTGTTCGGCGGCAACAAGCCGACGCACAACACCAGCGGCGGGACCACCGGCGGCGGGGGCGGTGGGGGTGACGCCGGCAAGCTCGCCGTCTCCTGGACCGTCCCCAAGGTCGACGGCAGCGCCAGCGACCAGCGCACCATCGGCCTGTGGACCACCGACAAGCTGCTGGTCCGCGGCGACGCCACCGGCCTGACCGGCTACAACCTGAGCGACGGCAAGGTCGCCTGGACGCTGAAGGTGCCGGACGGCACCAAGTCGTTCTGCAGCATGTCCAAGAGCGTCAACAAGAACAACATCGGCGGCGTCAGCTTCAACCTCGGCGACGACGACTGCGCGGCGGTCGGCGCCATCGACGCCACCACCGGGCGGCTGATCTACAAGGTCGGCTCGCCGCTCAGCAGCAAGAGCTTCCAGACCCAGGTCACCGTCACCGACACCACGCTCGCCGCCGCCAGCGGCTCGCTGCTGGCCGGCTTCAACCTGACCGACGGCAGCTCCGTCTGGCACTACAACGACCGCGCCAAGTACTGCTCGGACAACGCCGACGCGGCCGGCGCCGTGATCGCGGTCAGCGACGACTGCGCCGAGGCCTCCCCGGAGCAGCAGCTGACGCTCCTGGACGCCAACACCGGCAAGACCACCGAAACCTTCAACCTCGGCAGCGGCGAGCGGCTCACCAACATCGTCTCGGCCTCGCCGCTGGTGGTGCAGATCTCCTCGGGCTACGACAACGACTACTTCGTCGGCGTGGACTCCTCGGGCAACCCGGAGGCCAAGATCCCGCTGAAGGTCACCGGGCAGGACCGGCTGCAGCTCTCCGCCGCCTCGGACCCGATGACCAAGAGCCTGGTGATCGGCAACAACCTCTACGTCGAGGTCGACCAGAGCGGCAAGACCGCGATCCGGGCCATCGACCTGGTCGGCGGCAAGACCCTGTGGACCGTCGACGGCGGCGCCGAGAACGGCCTGCGCCTGGTGGACAACCCGTCCACGCCGACCGCGGTCACCATGGACGGCTTCGGCAAGAGCGGCCGGGTGGTCTCGCTGAGCCCGGTCGACGGCAGCGTGACCCAGCTCGCCGCCTTCAGCAGCAAGGCGAACGCCAGCAGCTTCATGCCGTTCCAGGGCGCGGAGGTCTTCTACCTCAGCGACGGCCGGGTGCTCAACATCCCGCAGCTGCCGATGGAGAACACCGCCACCATGTACAGCAAGGGCTGA
- a CDS encoding ferredoxin reductase family protein, whose product MSTATHRRTRQAAPTEDQPRELPGVGLILANLAALVPALIAAGALGILALWWRDTYAVTGADQWLTGAARITGLLAGYAAPVLLLLMARIPVLEREVGADRLARWHALGGRYLVGLVTAHVLTVTWGYALTAHRGVLPEGVQLVFHYPEMLKATIGTLLMLGTGAVSARAARRRLSYEAWYYLHLATYLAIALAFAHQLANGADLAEGVGLLGWWGLYLGSFALLGWYRLAVPFLRDRRHRLRVAEVRPEAPGVVSVFLTGERLDELRCRPGQFFRLQFLAPGLRWAANPYSLSAPPHPRFLRFTVKDLGGHSAAVAALQPGVRVRTEGPYGAFTARRGGARPVLLIAAGVGITPIRALFETVPARPGELTLLYRARRAEDLIFREELEEVAARRRARLAFLVGSRAELDDPFTAARLTRTVPRLTGHEVYVCGPDGFTAATIRELRAAGVPRHRIHHESFVF is encoded by the coding sequence GTGAGCACCGCCACCCACCGCCGCACCCGGCAGGCCGCGCCCACGGAGGACCAGCCCCGCGAGCTGCCGGGAGTGGGCCTGATCCTGGCGAACCTGGCGGCCCTGGTGCCGGCCCTGATCGCGGCGGGCGCGCTGGGCATCCTGGCGCTCTGGTGGCGGGACACCTACGCCGTGACCGGGGCCGACCAGTGGCTGACCGGCGCGGCACGGATCACCGGACTGCTGGCGGGGTACGCGGCGCCGGTGCTGCTCCTGCTGATGGCCCGGATCCCGGTGCTGGAGCGCGAGGTGGGCGCCGACCGGCTGGCCCGCTGGCACGCGCTGGGCGGCCGCTACCTGGTGGGCCTGGTCACCGCGCACGTGCTGACGGTGACCTGGGGCTACGCGCTGACGGCGCACCGCGGGGTGCTCCCGGAAGGCGTCCAACTGGTCTTCCACTACCCGGAGATGCTCAAGGCGACCATCGGCACCCTGCTGATGCTGGGCACCGGCGCCGTCTCGGCGCGGGCGGCGCGCCGCCGGCTGAGCTACGAGGCCTGGTACTACCTGCACCTGGCGACCTACCTGGCGATCGCGCTGGCCTTCGCCCACCAGTTGGCCAACGGCGCCGACCTGGCCGAGGGCGTGGGGCTGCTCGGCTGGTGGGGGCTCTACCTGGGGTCCTTCGCCCTGCTCGGCTGGTACCGGCTGGCGGTGCCGTTCCTGCGCGACCGGCGGCACCGGCTGCGGGTCGCCGAGGTGCGGCCGGAGGCGCCCGGCGTGGTGTCGGTCTTCCTGACCGGCGAGCGGCTGGACGAACTGCGGTGCCGCCCCGGCCAGTTCTTCCGGCTCCAGTTCCTGGCGCCGGGCCTGCGCTGGGCGGCCAACCCGTACTCGCTCTCCGCGCCGCCGCACCCGCGCTTCCTGCGGTTCACGGTGAAGGACCTCGGCGGGCACAGTGCGGCGGTGGCCGCGCTGCAACCGGGCGTACGGGTGCGCACCGAGGGCCCGTACGGCGCGTTCACGGCGCGCCGGGGCGGCGCGCGGCCGGTGCTGCTGATCGCGGCGGGCGTCGGGATCACCCCGATCCGGGCGCTCTTCGAGACGGTCCCGGCCCGCCCCGGCGAGCTGACCCTGCTCTACCGGGCCCGACGGGCCGAGGACCTGATCTTCCGCGAGGAGCTGGAGGAGGTGGCGGCGCGGCGACGGGCCCGGCTGGCCTTCCTGGTCGGCAGCCGGGCGGAGCTGGACGATCCGTTCACGGCGGCCCGGCTGACCCGGACGGTACCGCGGCTGACCGGGCACGAGGTCTACGTGTGCGGGCCGGACGGGTTCACCGCGGCGACGATCCGGGAGCTGCGGGCGGCGGGGGTGCCGCGCCACCGGATCCACCACGAGTCCTTCGTCTTCTGA
- a CDS encoding FAD:protein FMN transferase encodes MLRHAEAAMGTVFSFAVRDAEPGRPGILGPALAELHRLDALFSPYLPHSQLSRLARGELTLAQCDPLVGEALEHCAAVAAETGGWFTARPGGRLDPSGWVKGWAVERASDLLLEAGYRHHSVTGGGDVQASGEAAPGQPWRVGVADPDRTGFLAAVLAQRSDQGEHAAGFAVATSGTAERGGHIVDPKHGGPARGLRSLTLIGRRLARTDAYATAAFAMGPLRALDWVTAQDGYEALAVLPDGRRLGTPGLGGYLVDAED; translated from the coding sequence ATGCTGCGGCACGCCGAGGCGGCGATGGGCACGGTCTTCTCCTTCGCGGTGCGCGACGCGGAACCGGGGCGGCCCGGCATCCTGGGCCCCGCGCTCGCCGAGCTGCACCGCCTGGACGCGCTCTTCTCCCCCTACCTGCCGCACAGCCAGCTCAGCCGGCTGGCCCGCGGCGAGCTGACCCTCGCCCAGTGCGACCCGCTGGTCGGCGAGGCGCTGGAGCACTGCGCGGCGGTCGCGGCCGAGACCGGCGGCTGGTTCACCGCACGACCCGGCGGGCGGCTCGACCCCTCCGGCTGGGTGAAGGGCTGGGCCGTCGAACGGGCCTCCGACCTGCTGCTCGAGGCCGGCTACCGGCACCACAGCGTGACCGGCGGCGGCGACGTGCAGGCCAGCGGCGAGGCGGCGCCCGGGCAGCCGTGGCGGGTGGGCGTGGCGGACCCGGACCGTACGGGGTTCCTGGCGGCCGTCCTCGCACAGCGGTCCGACCAGGGCGAGCACGCGGCAGGCTTCGCCGTCGCCACCTCGGGCACCGCCGAGCGCGGCGGGCACATCGTGGACCCCAAGCACGGCGGCCCGGCCCGCGGGCTGCGCTCGCTGACCCTGATCGGCCGGCGCCTGGCCCGCACCGACGCCTACGCCACGGCGGCCTTCGCGATGGGCCCGCTGCGGGCGCTGGACTGGGTGACGGCCCAGGACGGCTACGAGGCGCTGGCGGTGCTGCCCGACGGCCGCCGGCTCGGCACCCCCGGCCTGGGCGGCTACCTGGTCGACGCCGAGGACTGA